A stretch of Bordetella genomosp. 13 DNA encodes these proteins:
- a CDS encoding ketopantoate reductase family protein, which translates to MKICVFGAGAVGGHLAAKLARAGLDVSIVARGPHLHAIQRNGLTLKSADETFTVRLRATDDPAQLGAQDLVITAMKAHSLPAAVDGLQHLLGPATPVVYAVNGVPWWYFHGMGGALDGRRIERLDPGGALVGKVGLRRVIGAVIRSPNEVVAPGVIESRSANNSLILGELDGSITERLQACCDTLGAHYGAVTPTSDIRQAVWDKLLLNVVTSPIACLALATSKDISDDPGLVALYRRLADECIAIAARLGIVLAPDIDALLRQGRAFAHRPSMLQDLLAGRPLEIDAQLLAVQDIARLVEVDTPMMDAMFALLRARTRPQAA; encoded by the coding sequence ATGAAAATATGCGTATTCGGCGCGGGAGCGGTTGGCGGGCATCTTGCGGCCAAGCTGGCGCGCGCGGGCCTCGACGTCTCCATCGTGGCCCGCGGGCCGCACCTGCATGCGATCCAGCGCAACGGCCTCACGCTGAAGTCCGCCGACGAAACCTTCACCGTGCGCCTGCGCGCGACCGACGATCCCGCCCAGCTCGGCGCCCAGGATCTCGTCATCACGGCGATGAAGGCGCATTCGCTGCCGGCGGCGGTCGACGGGCTGCAGCACCTGCTCGGCCCGGCCACGCCCGTCGTCTATGCGGTCAATGGCGTGCCGTGGTGGTACTTCCATGGCATGGGCGGCGCGCTGGACGGACGCCGCATCGAACGCCTGGACCCCGGCGGCGCGCTGGTCGGGAAAGTGGGCCTGCGACGAGTGATCGGCGCGGTGATACGGTCGCCCAACGAAGTGGTGGCGCCCGGCGTCATCGAGTCGCGCAGCGCCAACAACTCGTTGATCCTGGGCGAACTCGACGGCAGCATCACCGAACGCCTGCAGGCATGCTGCGACACGCTGGGCGCGCATTATGGCGCCGTCACGCCGACCAGTGACATCCGCCAGGCGGTCTGGGACAAGCTGCTGCTCAACGTCGTGACTTCGCCCATCGCATGCCTGGCGCTGGCCACGTCCAAGGACATCTCGGACGATCCAGGACTGGTGGCGCTGTACCGCAGGCTGGCCGACGAATGCATCGCGATCGCCGCGCGCCTGGGGATCGTCCTGGCGCCGGATATCGATGCATTGCTGCGACAGGGGCGCGCGTTCGCCCATCGGCCGTCCATGCTGCAGGACCTGCTGGCGGGACGGCCCCTGGAGATCGACGCCCAACTGCTTGCCGTGCAGGACATCGCGCGCCTCGTCGAAGTCGAC